The following proteins come from a genomic window of Pararhodobacter sp.:
- a CDS encoding cytochrome c, which produces MRVIFLIVICLTGGAALADHELLGRDIEHGQGLYAAQCASCHGLALEGQPDWQTPGADGVLPAPPHDDTGHTWHHDNGLLFDYTKQGGAAALEQRGVVGFASGMPAFAGTLSDDEIWDVLAYIRATWSPQFQDYQADRNPAHNATSDR; this is translated from the coding sequence ATGCGCGTGATCTTCTTGATTGTGATCTGCCTGACCGGCGGCGCGGCCCTGGCGGATCATGAATTGCTGGGCCGGGATATCGAGCACGGGCAGGGGCTCTATGCCGCGCAGTGTGCGTCCTGCCACGGCCTTGCGCTAGAGGGGCAGCCCGATTGGCAAACGCCGGGCGCGGATGGCGTGCTGCCCGCGCCGCCCCATGACGACACCGGCCATACCTGGCACCACGACAACGGCCTGTTGTTTGACTACACCAAACAGGGCGGCGCCGCGGCTCTGGAACAACGCGGCGTGGTCGGATTTGCCAGCGGAATGCCCGCCTTCGCCGGAACCCTCTCGGATGACGAGATCTGGGATGTGCTGGCCTATATTCGCGCAACCTGGTCGCCGCAATTTCAAGACTATCAGGCCGACAGGAACCCCGCGCACAACGCGACGTCTGACCGCTGA